From Pedobacter aquae:
CACGAAAGTACTTTGCCAGCAATTGGAGTAACTGTAGGAGAGCTAGAGACTTTTGATGATTTTAACCACTGGCTAAAACATGCCAACCATGATGTAGCCTTGGCCGGTTCGTCAGCATTTTTTAATGCGCTTTTGGCACAACGCTACACCAACTTATCGGCAAACCGTAAAGAACGCTTGATGCTTAAAAGCCCCATCATTTACGTTTGCGGAAGTAAGTTTGATAAAAGTATACAATTAGTAAAGCAAGCGCAGCAGCAAGAAGTGGTAAGTTATATGCCTGCTGCATTGGCTCACGAAGTTAAAAATCAAGCTATTTTATTAAAGCAATGGCAGCAAGAAATCATCCAGATATTACAATCAAAATCTAAAGTGATAATTGCTGTAAATACTTTAGAACAAGCGCAAGAAGCCAAACCTGAGAATATCAAAAACCTGATGGCAAGCGTTTTAGAAATGGTATTGCAAGAGGTAAAGGTTAAAGAATTTATTATAGAAGGTGGTGCTACGGCATCGGCTATATTAGAAAAACTTAAAATAAACCGTTTGCTCATGGTGCAAGAAATTGCCCAAGGTTTAACCAGAAGTATTGCAAAAGATCAAAAAATAAATATTACTTTAAAGCCTGGTAGTTATACCTGGACAAAAAATATATGGAAGTTCTAAACTTCTTATAGCAACTAACCAATAAAAATGACTAAACCCGTTCTAGGAATAATTGATTACTGTATCATTATTGCCGTTTTACTAATTACCCTCTATTTTGGTTTGCGCTATGCCAGAAACCAAAAAACTACCGAGGCTTATTTTTCTGCCAAGGGTAGGGTGCCATCTTGGGCTATAGGGATGTCTTTATTAGCAACCTTAATCAGTAGCGTTACCTTTTTAGGTTATCCCGGCGAAGGTTTTTCTAATAACTGGATATTGCTTGTGCAAGGTTTAATGGTTCCAATTGTTTTGCTGGGCACTATTTGGTTTATTGTGCCGCTGTACAGAAAAGTAATTGGCCTAAGTACTTACGAGTATTTCGAAAAACGTTTTGGCTCTTTTGCCCGTTATTACAGCTCTATAGCTTTTGTTTTAAGGCAGTTTTCTGGTATGGGAACCGTGTTTTACCTCTTAGCCGTGGCACTTTCTAGCATGACAGGTTTTAATACTTTTTGGGTAATCATGGTAGTTGGTTTAATCATCATCATCGTAAACCTATTAGGCGGTATAGAAGCTGTTATTTGGTTAGATGTTTTCCAAGGTTTTATGCTTTTTGCCAGTGGTATATTGGTTTTATTGGTGATTATCTTCTCTGTAAACGGTGGTTTAACTACCATTTGGGAGGTGGCATCGGCCAACGGAAGAACAGGTTTTGGCCCTTATGATGTGGATTTTACCCGACTTACCTTTATCGTTATGGCTATAAACGGGATGTTTTATGCCATTCAAAAATATGGTACAGACCAAACTGTTATTCAAAGATATTTAACCGCTCGTTCAGATAAATCGGCAATAAAAGCTTCTTTATTAGGTATTTTACTAACCGTACCTGTTTGGTCTTTATTCATGTTTATTGGTACTGCTTTGTTTGTTTATTATCAACAGCAAAGCCTTCCGGCAGATGTAAATGCCAATAGCGTATTCCCATATTTTATCATGACAGAGCTACCTAGCGGCGTAGTAGGTTTTATTTTAGCCGCCATGATTTCTGCTGCTATTTGTAGCTTAAGTGCCGATTTAAACTCTCTAGCAGCCGTAGGTATTGAAGATTATTATAAGAAAATGCGTCCGGGTAAAATAGATAACGAATACTTATTAGCCAGCCGTTGGATGGTAGCTATATCTGGTTTTATAGCCATCGGGATAGGCGCTATCTATATTAATGTAGGTGGCGAGGGTGTTTTAGGCATCATCTTTACCTTATATGCAATTTTCTCTGGCGGTATTGTGGGTATATTTTTACTAGGCGTTTTTTCTGCCCGGGCAAATAGGCAAGGGGTAAATATTGCTATTTTAGTTTGTATCCTTTTCACTTCCTACGCTTTTTTAACCTCCACCAAAATTGGCTTAGGAGAGGAGAAATTCTTATTGCTAGATATGGGCCCTTATAATTTCACTCATGATAAATTAATGTTAGGCGTTTACAGTCACCTTATCGTGATAGGTGTAGGCTATATAGCAAGCTTATTTTTTCCTAAACCAATACTAGACCGTAATTTGCTTTACAGCGGATGGGTTGCTGGCAGGAGAGAAGAGAGAGCGCAAAATCTGGCAAATAAAAATCAATAGGTTTCATCATGAAAAAGATTCTTTTAATACTTCTTGTAGCTGCTTGTCACCTGCTTTATGCGCAACAAGATAGCGACAATCAATACAAAAGGCCCTTAAAAGAGGTGATTTCAGAAATAGAAAAACGCTTTGAGGTTAAAATAAAATACAGCGAAAACCAAGTTGCAGACAAATGGCTAAGCTATGCCGATTGGCGCTTTAGACCTAGTTTAGAAGAAACTTTGGATAATGTTTTTAAACCGCTTGACTTAAAACTCAATAAAGAAAAAGACAGAGTTTATAAGCTTAAAGAGTACGAGTATTACCGTTGGGAAGTGCAAGACGGTTGGGATAATTTAGACAGATTAGCTGCTTTATATAGCGATAAAACGTCTTGGGAAGCCCGTAGAGATTCTATTCGCCCACAACTTTATAAAGCACTAAAACTATCTCCTTTACCAGCATTGCCTAAAAGTAAACCTATCCTTACACCAAAAAGAGTGATGGACGGTTATACGGTAGAAAACATCGCTATAGAAATTATGCCGGGCTTATATATAAATGGTTCTATTTATAAGCCGTTGAAAATGAAGGGTAAAGTACCAGTTATTTTAAGTCCTGATGGGCATTGGTTTGATCATCGTTTTAGAGCCGATTGCCAAATCCGTTGCGCAATGACGGCTAAAATGGGTGCTATAGCTGTAAGCTATGATTTATTTGGCTGGGGCGAATCTGGCTTGCAATTTAAGTATGAAGATCATCGCAAAAGCCTAGCTCAAACCGTACAAACTTTAGGCGCTATCCGTTTGCTTGATTACCTCTTAACCTTAAAAGAAGCCGATAAAACCCGTGTTGGCATTTGCGGAGGTTCTGGTGGCGGCAGTCAAACTGTATTAATGGCCGCCATGGATCCAAGAATAAATTTAAGTATCCCGGTGGTGTCTTTATCATCTTATTTTTATGGAGGTTGCCCTTGCGAAAGTGGTATGCCGGTACACCTTTGTGGCGGAGGAACTAATAATGTAGAGTTAGCAGCTATCACAGCGCCAAACCCGCAACTGGTTATTTCTGATGGTGGAGATTGGACAGCCCATTTTCCTCAGCATGATTATCCTTACCTCAAAAAAATGTATGCTTATTATGGTAAAGCGTCACAAATACAAAATGTTCATTTACCAGAAGATAAACACGATTTTGGTTTCTCTAAACGTAAAGCCGTTTATGATTTTTTAATTGCTCAGTTTAAGCTGGATGCTAAAGCCGTTCAGGATAAAAATGGTAATTATGACGAGTCTACCTGCACCATAGAGAAGAAAGAAGCCTTGTATGTATTTGGTGATAAAGGCGAAAAACTTCCTAAAAATGCCATCATGGGTTATGAGCAGTTAGAAAAGCTTTTTAAATAATCATTCCAATCAAATATGTCTAATCGCCGTGATTTTATTTGTCAGCTGGGTGTTTTGGCTGCTGCTGCCTGTATGCCTCAAAGGCTTTTGGCTTTCGCCGATGTACCAAAACAGCGTTATAAAATAGCGGTCATAGATTTGATGATTCTAAAACGCCAGAAAATTTCTGCTTTCCAACTCGCCAAAGATATTGGCGCTGATGGTTTAGAGCTAGATATGGGAGGTCTTGGCAACCGCGAAACTTTTGATAATAAACTTGCCGATGAAGCCACAAGAGCAGCTTTTTTAGCGAAAGCTAAGGCATTGCAATTAGAAATTTGCTCGCTCGCCATGACAGGTTTTTACGCACAATCTTTCGCTACCCGGCCAACCTATCAAAAAATGCTTCAAGATTGTATAGATACCATGCAAGCCATGCAGGTGAAAGTAGCTTTTCTACCATTGGGCGTACAAGGAGATTTGGTTAAAAACCCCGAGCTAAGACCAGCTATTGTAGAACGTTTAAAAGTGGCAGGTGCTATGGCTAAAAAGGCTGGTATTATCATCGGTATAGAAACATCTTTAAGTGCCACAGAAGAGAAAAAGCTTTTAAAAGAAATTGGTTCTAAGCATATTCAAATCTATTTCAACTTTTCTAATCCGCTAAAAGCAGGTAGAGATTTGATAACAGAATTAAAAATCTTAGGTAAGAAACGCATCTGCCAAATCCATTGTACCGATGAAGATGGCGTTTGGCTACAAGATAATCCGCGTTTAAATATGTATAAAGTAAAAGAAACCTTAAATGCTATGGGCTGGCAAGGTTGGTTAGTGATAGAACGCTCCCGCGATGCCCGTTTCCCAACTAAAGTACTCGATAATTTCTCAGCCAATACCGCTTTTATGAAAAAGGTTTTTCAGTTATAAGTAAAAAGTACAGAGTAGAAAGTAGAAAGACCCTAAATTGAGATTTTTAGGAACTGCCTTTGAACATAAAACTCATCTTACCTAAGAACGAAGGACGGCCTATGAAGATTTGGAAGTGTAGGCAAATAAATCTTTTGCATAAACTTTCCTAGAGCATTATCGGAAAACAATCCGACGGGTGTTGTAAATACTTTAATCAAGCAAAAGCATTCACACCACTCAGGATTGTGGATAAAGATTTATTTAGGCGAAACGACAAATATTCATCAGCCTTGCCTGCCTGCCGGTAGGCAGGATTTATTCATTTTTTGTTTATGGTTTTCTTAGGCATTCATGAACTCGTTCCTCGTTTTTTGGGCACTTTTTTATCAAGAAAAAAGTGCCTAGGGCTGGCCGCCTATGAGGCCGGAAAGCCTTGTGCGTAATGGTCATAACAAGAAAAGAAAGAAGCCGCAACCCGGCTAGGGTTAGAAAGCCTTGTGCGCAACAGCCCATCATAATATCTTATTCGCCTCTATCGCCGGCGGGGCTCGTCCCTTTTGCGGGACCAAAAGGAACCAAAAGTCCTGATCAATCCCACAGGAGCCTTTGCCACACAAGGCTTACCCACACTCAAAAACAGGGAGTGCTTATTTTTGCTCGTTTATGCTTATTGAAAGTTAGTAAAAGCTCGAACGCAAAACCGCATGCGCTATAGGCTTTATTTAAGTATAAAGTAAAAAGTAAAAAGTAAAAAGATGCCTAAATATTCGATATTTCAGCCTAACAACCTCATCAACTATTAACGAATAAACTAATTGTTGCTCATGCGCTTCGGGATAGCCTGTTTTTTAGTAATGGTTGTTCCTGTCTGGGAGTATAAAGTAAAAAGTACAGAGTAGAAAGTAGAAAGACCCTAAATTGAGATTTTTAGGAACTGCCTTTGAACATAAAACTCATCTTACCTAAGAACGAAGGACGGCCTATGAAGATTTGGAAGTGTAGGCAAATAAATCTTTTGCATAAACTTTCCTAGAGCATTATCGGAAAACAATCCGACGGGTGTTGTAAATACTTTAATCAAGCAAAAGCATTCACACCACTCAGGATTGTGGATAAAGATTTATTTAGGCGAAACGACAAATATTCATCAGCCTTGATTTTTGGGCACTTTTTTATCAAGAAAAAAGTGCCTAGGGCTGGCCGCCTATGAGGCCGGAAAGCCTTGTGCGTAATGGCCATAACAAGAAAAGAAAGAAGCCGCTACCCGGCTAGGGTTAGAAAGCCTTGAGCAAAAACACCATTTCCAAAAGCTTCGTATACGCTTTATCTTTAAAACAATCACATCCAATCTCAAAGCTAACATCCTATAAAACAAAGAAAATATCTTACACGATAGACATGGCTTTCTATACTAAATTTGAAATATAAACCTTTTGATAATCAAATTTTATCATCGTACGGTAGATCATCCATTAAAAGAAAGAAAACATGAAATTTAAAGCATATCATGCTTGTTTTATTGCCTTTTTATTGTGTTTCAGTTCTTTCATGCCTTTACAAGCGCAAACATTAGCTCCTCATATTCAAAAAATAAATCACGAGGCTAAACCTTGGGTGTTTTGGTATTGGATGCATGCATCTTTCTCTAAAGAAGGTATCACTGCCGATTTAAAAGCCATGAACGAGGCTGGTATAGCAGGCGCTTACATTGCACCTATTAAAGGCAAAACCAATCCTCCTTTGTATGAGCCTGTGATAGAAACCTTAACGCCCGCCTGGTGGGATATTTTCAAATTTGCTTTAGAAGAAGCCAAACGATTTGATATTAAAATAGCCCTTTTGCCTAATGATGGCTTCGCTACCGCAGGTGGCCCTTGGATAACACCTCAGCTATCTATGCAAAAAGTGGTTTACAGCGCCGCAACTGTAAAGGGAGGTAGCTTGTTTAATACTACTTTAAAACAGCCAGAAGCTTACCAAAATTATTATCAAGATATAGCAGTTTTAGCTTTTCCAACGCCGGGTGGTAAAACACAAAGTACACAAGAAATAAAACCTTTAGTTACAACTAGTAACGGCCAGGATGCTTCTTTTTTAGCCGAAACGGGGCATAAAAAGAACTTTGGTAGTAATGAGCCTTGCTGGATACAATACGCTTTCGAAAAACCTTTTGTTTGTCGTTCTATTAAAATAAGCGTTAACAATTTCAATCATCAATCTAACAGATTATGGGTAGAGGTGAGTGATGATGGAAAAAACTTCAGAAGCTTAGGTCGTTTACAAGCCCCAAGAACGGGTTGGCTAGATTGGGATGCTCCAGTAACACATGAAATAGAGACTGTAAGTGCAAAATATTTTAGGTTTGTGTACAACCCAGAAGGTACAGAACCCGGTGCTGAAGATTTAGATGCTGCTAAATGGAAACAAAGCTTAAAAATTAACGGAATAGAGCTTTCATCATTACCAAAAATACATCAGTTTGAAGGTAAAAGCGGTTTAGTATGGCGAGTAGGCGAACATACCAAAACCATTCCTGATGATTTAGCCATACCCATTTCATCCATCATCAATCTCAGCGATAAGCTAGACACTGAAGGAAATTTAAAATGGACAGCACCAAAAACACATACCGAGTGGACAATCATTCGTATAGGACATACCTCTACCGGACATAAAAATGAAACCGCTGGTGCTGGTAAAGGTTTAGAAGTTGATAAGTTTAATCCAGAAGCAGTAAAACTACAGTTTGATAAATGGTATGGCGAGGCTTTACGTGTGGCTGGTGCCGATTTAGCCAAACAAGTATTAGGTGTTTTCCATGTAGATAGCTGGGAGTGTGGCAGCCAAAATTGGTCGCCGGTTTTTATGGCCGAGTTTCAAAAAAGGAGAGGTTATGACCCGACTTCGTTCTTGCCAACTTTGGCGGGTTTCCCTATAGCAAGTCCGGCAAAAGCAGAACAGTTTTTATACGATATGCGCAAAACCATTGCAGAGCTGATGCATGATAACTTCTTTGTCACCCTTAAAAATCTAGCACAGCAGCATGGTGCCATTTTTACTGCCGAAACCA
This genomic window contains:
- a CDS encoding alpha/beta hydrolase family protein gives rise to the protein MKKILLILLVAACHLLYAQQDSDNQYKRPLKEVISEIEKRFEVKIKYSENQVADKWLSYADWRFRPSLEETLDNVFKPLDLKLNKEKDRVYKLKEYEYYRWEVQDGWDNLDRLAALYSDKTSWEARRDSIRPQLYKALKLSPLPALPKSKPILTPKRVMDGYTVENIAIEIMPGLYINGSIYKPLKMKGKVPVILSPDGHWFDHRFRADCQIRCAMTAKMGAIAVSYDLFGWGESGLQFKYEDHRKSLAQTVQTLGAIRLLDYLLTLKEADKTRVGICGGSGGGSQTVLMAAMDPRINLSIPVVSLSSYFYGGCPCESGMPVHLCGGGTNNVELAAITAPNPQLVISDGGDWTAHFPQHDYPYLKKMYAYYGKASQIQNVHLPEDKHDFGFSKRKAVYDFLIAQFKLDAKAVQDKNGNYDESTCTIEKKEALYVFGDKGEKLPKNAIMGYEQLEKLFK
- a CDS encoding sugar phosphate isomerase/epimerase family protein, with amino-acid sequence MSNRRDFICQLGVLAAAACMPQRLLAFADVPKQRYKIAVIDLMILKRQKISAFQLAKDIGADGLELDMGGLGNRETFDNKLADEATRAAFLAKAKALQLEICSLAMTGFYAQSFATRPTYQKMLQDCIDTMQAMQVKVAFLPLGVQGDLVKNPELRPAIVERLKVAGAMAKKAGIIIGIETSLSATEEKKLLKEIGSKHIQIYFNFSNPLKAGRDLITELKILGKKRICQIHCTDEDGVWLQDNPRLNMYKVKETLNAMGWQGWLVIERSRDARFPTKVLDNFSANTAFMKKVFQL
- a CDS encoding four-carbon acid sugar kinase family protein, yielding MMIAVIADDLTGAAEIGGIALRYNLTVEVVSALQYAKKADVIVVNANTRSLTEEQARAVIKSIFTDLQKLNPQLVFKKIDSVLRGHVLPEIEEQMLATGQQKALILAASPALGRAIKNGHYYIEGKPIHETGFAQDPEYPAKSSSVKDLLRVTSSVFPVHVQHHESTLPAIGVTVGELETFDDFNHWLKHANHDVALAGSSAFFNALLAQRYTNLSANRKERLMLKSPIIYVCGSKFDKSIQLVKQAQQQEVVSYMPAALAHEVKNQAILLKQWQQEIIQILQSKSKVIIAVNTLEQAQEAKPENIKNLMASVLEMVLQEVKVKEFIIEGGATASAILEKLKINRLLMVQEIAQGLTRSIAKDQKINITLKPGSYTWTKNIWKF
- a CDS encoding sodium:solute symporter — its product is MTKPVLGIIDYCIIIAVLLITLYFGLRYARNQKTTEAYFSAKGRVPSWAIGMSLLATLISSVTFLGYPGEGFSNNWILLVQGLMVPIVLLGTIWFIVPLYRKVIGLSTYEYFEKRFGSFARYYSSIAFVLRQFSGMGTVFYLLAVALSSMTGFNTFWVIMVVGLIIIIVNLLGGIEAVIWLDVFQGFMLFASGILVLLVIIFSVNGGLTTIWEVASANGRTGFGPYDVDFTRLTFIVMAINGMFYAIQKYGTDQTVIQRYLTARSDKSAIKASLLGILLTVPVWSLFMFIGTALFVYYQQQSLPADVNANSVFPYFIMTELPSGVVGFILAAMISAAICSLSADLNSLAAVGIEDYYKKMRPGKIDNEYLLASRWMVAISGFIAIGIGAIYINVGGEGVLGIIFTLYAIFSGGIVGIFLLGVFSARANRQGVNIAILVCILFTSYAFLTSTKIGLGEEKFLLLDMGPYNFTHDKLMLGVYSHLIVIGVGYIASLFFPKPILDRNLLYSGWVAGRREERAQNLANKNQ